A stretch of DNA from Cannabis sativa cultivar Pink pepper isolate KNU-18-1 chromosome X, ASM2916894v1, whole genome shotgun sequence:
aaaaatatattattcaGTCCTCttgatttatttatattaattaagcacttcttaattttttttaatggtgATTTCCTCTCTCTATCTGTGATCCAGGTATTAAGATATTTGTACAATTAATGGTCAATAGTCATTCAGACACATTAATCATgaaacaaatataataaattgaagagatatttgttattttttttagcatACGTGTCAAAATATAAACTACGTGTTAGGTTGTGTAATGGTCCATGTATATATTATTGGTCCATATATCATTAAGCTAGTGGACATACTTTTCCTgtctttttttcaaaataaaataaattattaattaataatatatatatttttaaatcttgattgtatgtaataataactataattataaGTTGATGATCCAACACTACAcatttgtttaagtcaattaatttttgaataattaaattGCAAAAACAGGAGGTTTTGGAGAGATATAACTTAACAGGATCAAAGTTGAGAAGAGAGATTGGTCGAACTACAGATATGGCTAAAGACACAGAGTATTGTCATTGTGCCAAGACTAAAACCGTTCATGGCCATGGCTGCAACCACTGCTTGAGACGAATAGTCATTAAAAATCTTCGTGAAAAGGGTATTAATGCCTCTCTTTGCTCATCAAAATGGAGACACACCAAAAAACATCCCCAAGGTACattatcattatatatatataactatatatatcgACTATATAGTATGTAGTTTAGTGCaaattaccattttattttttacaattcTCCTCTAATAAAATGTTTAGGTTGCCACGAATATATCGAAGTGATTGGAAACAAGACAATATCGAGTCAATCAAAGCAAATTTCATACGTAGTTGAGGTGGAATTCCGTGACCAATTCGAGATTGCGAAGCCATGTGAGGAGTATAAGAAGCTTCTGAGTCTACTGCCGGAGTACTACATTGGCAAGATCGATTGCCTAAACGCAGTGGTTCGAATCATCTGTGACTCAGCCAAGAGGTCGATgaaggagaagaagatccaCATGGGACCTTGGCGACAGACCAGCTTCATGCTTATGAAATGGTCCAAAGTTCCCCTCAATAACTCTTCTGATGACACTTTTCAGCCTCCTATTTCACCACCGCCGTCGCCAATTAAGAAACAATCGCAGTTTTCCGTGGCTCCTCCAGCTGTCGTAGTTACATGAAGATACATGgtattaaaaaagaaagaaaaataaatgaatatttcaCATTATCGCCGTTTTTGTCATGACAATTGTAGTAGCCAATATACGTAGTTTATTCTAGGTAATTAAGTTAACTCCATGGAAGAGAAGAGTCTGGGATTTTGATTTGTGTTAACAtgcattttaattattgaactatttctaaaattaatctATATGTTTACAAGTGATTTAACTTTATTTATcatttagggctcgtttggaacgccgtattaagtcgtattgtattgtattatattgaattggattatatatcatatttttatataatactatgttaaactttaatttatactaaaatattatatatttaggtgtccataaaagttaataccacatatagttttacataaaaatattgcataaaatacaattcaatataatacaatacaatacaatacgacctaatacggcgttccaaacgagcccttaaagAGAAGGAAAATAATAGTATCCAGATCAGAAAAGTCCAGACTtataattcatgaaaaagatTAGACTTACTGAAAAGAGGACAGAGAGATGAAATGAGTATAACAAAGAACGTCGGTGCACGTGTCTGTCATGACCAATAAGAAACCACACAAAAAGACTGTACAGTAGAGAGTAATGAGAGATATTTTCGGGCAATATGGTCAATCAATATCAATCTCAATCTCAATCGCATACATTTATGTAACATGTGAACCTGTAACTGTCACTTACAGCTCGTTTATATTTCCTAGGATAAACGACTTTAAAAATAGAGCTCCAAACTTCCacaaaatattttgatattttccaTTTCTACGCCCCATCCATAAGGACAAATAACCCTTCATTCCTTCATAAGATAAAATCAAAGTCACTTGTTGGAAGAGTCAAAACTAGCCTGGCTTTAAATGGTTTAAAGGATACACATGGCTAGTCCAGAAATAAAAACCATAGGAAAGGACATACATAGAACTAGAGCCTTTGAAGAGgtcaattattaaattaattagtaattataaCTTAAAATGTTGCCTAATTTTTTGGAATAAATCtcataatatatgtattaagtAAGGTACATAGATACAATACAACCAGAGAGGTGTGATTCCAACGACCTCCTACATTTTTCTTACAGTTGTGAGAACCCTAATAACTTTGATTAAACATCTCATATATTGAATTACACTAATACACGTGTATaagacaaaaataaatatacttaaactatacaaaaatttctcatgaaatttatttttggcAGGGCACATAATTATATGCTAGAATCTCACTCAGGTTTTCTCTCATTGGAAAGAAGACGAAAGAATCCTAAAGAGCCCATCTGGATTGTCAGCGTGTACCTGTTAAATTTTAGAATGAGGAATAGTAGTAGTAATCTTTTGAGactaaaagggaaatttgactgcattacatatttataaaatataccaACCTTAAAGATTATAAGCAAAATATGCATTTCCATATAATTTTAGACAAAATCACCTCTTTCCCTCTCTGATTTCCCCCATCTTTCTCACTAAACATACATTGTTTCTCAGCTACCCTTACAAATTCGATTTATACTAACGATGCCACCACCTCCAATGAAACACTATTGAAGCACccatgattttttattttaatgatatgTGCACAGAGAAAATATGCAATAAACATTAATGACGttaaattcttttaaaaaataatattacatcATTAATATTTGGAAGCATatcatttctttttttcttttttatgtttTCAGACATAGACtgccttttatttttatattttaatcatTGAAAATCCAATTCAAACCTTAAACCcaagaaaaaaaatcacaaaaaaaataaaaacactagATTATGAATTTCAAACACTTCTATACAGAAAAAATTTAGTTATTTCCACGTTTCTTTACAGACTTCAAAATCTGcagaacttacaaagaaaagaaaGGATATGCTcctgtatatatttaatttatttttagatcAAAACAATCCACCTGCAATGCTCAAGTAATGGTACAGTGATGGACTCttgaaaacttgatttttcagtCCGAAAACAATGTCCCTGCATTGTTTCCATGAAGACTTGATTTTCAAGATCAAAATGATAAACCTGACACTACAACAATAGTGccatgaaaatttaattttatcatttttaatcTCTAAAATTAAGTTTCTTAGACCATCGTTGTAACATCGCAAGAATAtcatttttagctcaaaaataaAGTTTTCAAAAGATTTCTTTTTCAGTCCAAAAACAATGTCCCTGCATTGTTTCCATGAAGACTTGATTTTCAAGATCAAAATGATAAACCTGACGCTACAACAATAGTGTCATGAAAACTTAATTTTATCGTTTTTAACCTCTAAAATCAAGTTTTCATGGGACCATCGTTATAACATCGCAAGAATAtcatttttagctcaaaaataaAGTTTTCAAAAGACATTGTTTTCTCAGTCAATAAACAATCTCCCTGCATTGTTTCCATGAAGACTTGATTTTCAAGATCAAAATGATAAACCTGACGCTACAACAATAGTGCCATGAAAACTTGATTTTATCGTTTTAACctttaaaatcaaattttcataggACCATCGTTGTAACATCGCAAGAATAtcatttttagctcaaaaataaAGTTTTCAAAAGACATTGTTTTTTCAGTCCAAAAACAATGTCCCTGACATGATTTTCAAGATCAAAATGATAAACCTGACGCTACAACAATAGTGACATGAAAActtgattttattgtttttaatctCTAAAATCAAGTTTTCATGAGACCATTATTGTAACATCGCAAGAATAtcatttttagctcaaaaataaAGTTTTCAAAAGACTATCATACACCATCATTAAAAAATGTATTGTTTTGACCTCAAAAATCATATTTCCGTAGGAGCATCATTGTAGCATGCTTTGTTCAAAGTTCTACATATTTTCAAATCTTAAAGAggtaaaacaaaactaaaaaaattagtacTTTCTTGGGTATATGTTTTGGAatggattaaaaaaagaaaaaaaaatggcggGTGCTTCAATAGTAATGAGAAGTGAAAGAATTGTTAGGATAGATAAGAAACAATGATGTGTGTGTATGTATACAATTTCATGTagggagagagagggagaggcaACTTTGTTTAACATTGTCGGGAAGGCATATTTTTCCTATAGTTTTAAGATGGgcatattttatatatcattAACATACCCAATGGCCAGCATCCTCAAGTACATGCATTTCAACGCCACCTCCCTCTTCAGAAGCAACCTCCTCAGCAGCATGTATTCTTTGAATATCTTCAAGGGCCCACCTGTGTAAACTTCTTTCCGCTTTCAGAAAGTTCACGTGCACACCTCGAGGGACATCTTCAACTACTTTCCTGTAAAGAAAGGAAGAAaagaattaaaaagaaaaaaaaaaaaaaaggaacgaCAACTTATAACTTAAAATTAAATGGTTTCTAAGATGCGGTGAAAGACCAAAGAGACACTTCCTGCTTCAAGATACAAACCAACATCTTCTAAGCCATTTTTTGTATAGAAGGCAACCAGTGTTTCTTAATCTTGAGGCACTTAAAAGGTGTAAATGGTATTAAGCAACTATATTTAATACAGTATTTGCTTTAATAAAACTAGCTCAATACCATAAATTCGTCTCCTCGTAAGATTGATACATTTCAGCAATTCCCTTCAGATCAAAGATCCATGAGAAGCCGGATGGTGTAGAACCAGGAGAACCAGTTGGACGAAGATTAGTGACCACCCACTGCatgaattattatattttataggcTCAGTAGAATAGATAGAAAACCCACGTTTATGCTGCTTCTTGTTTCAGTATAATACTGCTATAAAATCTAAAAAGGTTAAATGTAAATATATGTAGATGGCACAACTATAAACGCCCATCATGAACACGAAATAGTAAAGTTGCCACATTTACAATAACTATAACTATCCTTGAAAGAAAGCTAACCACTCTTAAAAATATGTTTGCCCATGTCAAAAAGTAAAAGATTTAACCACTCTTATAATAAGAAGTTTCAGaaacaaaaattaaagataCTCAGGTCTCAACAGTCATAAAAGGTTTAAAGTGTACCTGTGCCACATCTTTGGAAAATCCTTCTTGGATTAACGCATTAATAATATCCCGCTTTGAAGAGACCTTCCTTGAGAAAAAAGTTCCCATATTAAAATCATGCCCACAAAGAAAAGAGATAAATAAGAATGATAAATACGATACATAATATGTAGAAAACAAACCAAAATAGTATCAGCAGAACCAAGGAATTGAAATGCTAAGATTTAGTCAAAGTTTCAACAATATATTTGCAATGCAAATCAGAGGAAATAGCATTTTCCAAatcataaaaaaagaaaaactaataaTTGTAAAGTACAAAAGGTTAAAGAGTTGACTGAGCAAATACCTCTTCTGggagtgttttaaggaatgaTATTAGCTCTTCTGGATGGTCCTCCCCATTACCACCAGGTCGAACTTTTCCAGGAGTAGCATCTAGAACCCAaacctaaaaaataaatagttaaaaCTAAAGTTTCAATATGGGAAGAAAGGGATaaaaaaaagttcaaaaaataattttcgcccataaatttaaaatttcagatTTAAAAACTGGAGTATGAAAACTCAAAACTCAGAATAGATTCCGCTATTTAAAGCCCATGTTCTTGACAAAATGATTTTAGCTAAGCGTCTATTTTTGGATTAGAAACAAAGATACACAACACAAACCAATGTTGACAGAACTAAAGATGCATAGAAATCATTTCGGCATGTATATCTATGTTCACACATGTATTCACTCCATGAACTTGCATAAAAGTTAAACTCCTTGTCAAAAATAGAAACCAATAGAGACTTACTCTAACGGGTCTAGCAAGAGGTTTTGCGGCTTGTTCTACCATGCTTAAGGCAACTGTAAGGTGAAATAACATGCAGAAGAATCAGCACCAAACTAAAGACACAAGCACTTTCATTGCACTATAAAGGAAACATGTGTAAGTTAAAAACATGAAAAGTAGAAAGATCAAAATAGAAACATACCCTTTCCACCGAAACTGTGACCAACAAGAATACGAGGTGTTATTCTCAACTGTCGAACCTGGATAGAGGAAAGAGAAAAACTGAGTCTTTCTCTAATGAGACGAGGAAATTCTAGTATTAATTTGGTTTATGACAAGcataataaatgaaattatgCTGTACTGAGAAATCAATATGCATGTTGTAAATCCAATTTAAAAAGGCAATATGGTAGTTCTTCTGATAACTGTAGAGTTAAGAAAATCAGGCAGCAATGCATGAAGTTGAcgaataatgaaaaatattactacaataaaaaaaatatacacacaagCTTTAAGACATCAAGGGCAGTGGATGCTACAGTATGGGGACCCCTAGTTGTTGTAGAAGTCGAATCCCCATGACACCGCAGGTCAACTAAGAGAAACTGTAGAAAAGAAAATGAGAGGAACAAGATTAACACCAGAAAAATGCTCAATGCAATGCATTAAACTGTGATAGAACCATGTTATGCAAGCGGACAAGTGAAATGGAAAAGAACAAACCATGTTATTGATGacattaattacatatttattactATAAAGTCAACGGtcctttttttaatttattggtCTACACAACTAACCACTTGAGCTATCCTAACCATGTTATTGGTCTGCACAACTAACCACTTGGGCCATCCTAAAGTGGCAGCAGTGGTCCCTATTTGTAAAAAGGAAAGGCAAAAAACAAACCAGACTGGTAATAAACTTGGTGccagaaaaaaaaattccctTGATAATGTTTAGATCTAGAAATGGTAAATTCAAATAAAGCAGATATTTTTTAGAAGAGATACCTGCCATGTTGGAAACTCTTGAGCCAATCTACGAGCAAAAGTTCCTGTATAACACATGTAAAAAAACTCGTAagctttaaaattaaatctataTAGAAAATGAATTCCATGCAAAATACTCAAGCCTCCCATATGGGAAAAAGGTGTCTAGAGCAACCCCTTCAGAGAAGATACAACATAAGAAGAGGCAGCCAAGAAAACATTACATTTTCTagattcttttaaaaaataaaataaaataaaatag
This window harbors:
- the LOC115699614 gene encoding uncharacterized protein LOC115699614; translated protein: MDNNNNNSLEERVSVFLNEEFDHHRCNNLEYDHHHHHQSNDTNDWSEERTIYWESQYLLLQEVLERYNLTGSKLRREIGRTTDMAKDTEYCHCAKTKTVHGHGCNHCLRRIVIKNLREKGINASLCSSKWRHTKKHPQGCHEYIEVIGNKTISSQSKQISYVVEVEFRDQFEIAKPCEEYKKLLSLLPEYYIGKIDCLNAVVRIICDSAKRSMKEKKIHMGPWRQTSFMLMKWSKVPLNNSSDDTFQPPISPPPSPIKKQSQFSVAPPAVVVT
- the LOC115699604 gene encoding uncharacterized protein LOC115699604, which codes for MSTISNLAMCGHDGSSVFRFSNTLASSFAPINYRVSWPIQNEAFCGSCLGQRHFRRRIKGRCVRMALVDEKVTRTKDLSRPSEVLAYELVQGALVRWSSVMDKSLPDPPTAVFLHGILGSRKNWGTFARRLAQEFPTWQFLLVDLRCHGDSTSTTTRGPHTVASTALDVLKLVRQLRITPRILVGHSFGGKVALSMVEQAAKPLARPVRVWVLDATPGKVRPGGNGEDHPEELISFLKTLPEEVSSKRDIINALIQEGFSKDVAQWVVTNLRPTGSPGSTPSGFSWIFDLKGIAEMYQSYEETNLWKVVEDVPRGVHVNFLKAERSLHRWALEDIQRIHAAEEVASEEGGGVEMHVLEDAGHWVHADNPDGLFRILSSSFQ